A window of Mucilaginibacter sp. PAMC 26640 contains these coding sequences:
- a CDS encoding AraC family transcriptional regulator, translating to MKIYLKNMVCIRCKMLVEQQLKKLSIPYKTVDLGEVQMTDAITVEQLAAFKSVLQKFGLEVLDNRKSLLIENIKKVIVEMIEYEELPVKLNFSNLLSKKLNYDYTYMANLFSELEGVNVGHYLITHKIERVKELLVCDKLSLKDISYKMHYSSVAHLCHQFKKITGLTPSHFKRVKEQSNLMGLTS from the coding sequence ATGAAGATCTACCTAAAAAATATGGTTTGCATCCGCTGTAAAATGCTGGTTGAACAGCAGCTCAAAAAACTTTCTATTCCATATAAAACAGTTGATTTAGGCGAAGTACAAATGACTGATGCTATTACTGTGGAACAATTGGCAGCCTTTAAGTCGGTTTTGCAAAAGTTTGGTCTAGAAGTTTTGGACAACAGGAAAAGCTTATTGATAGAAAATATTAAAAAAGTGATCGTAGAAATGATCGAGTATGAGGAATTACCGGTCAAACTTAATTTCTCCAACCTACTCAGTAAAAAACTAAACTACGATTACACTTACATGGCCAATCTTTTCTCAGAACTTGAAGGAGTAAATGTTGGGCACTATCTAATCACACATAAAATTGAAAGAGTAAAAGAATTATTAGTCTGCGATAAGCTTTCACTCAAAGACATATCATACAAAATGCACTACAGCAGCGTAGCTCACCTATGTCATCAATTTAAAAAAATAACCGGCTTAACGCCTTCACACTTTAAAAGAGTTAAAGAGCAGTCGAACTTAATGGGGTTGACAAGCTAA
- a CDS encoding AraC family transcriptional regulator has protein sequence MKLYVKNMVCIRCKILVMQELKRLSCHYVTVELGEVEIVEDFSAAQLILFKTTLQKYGLELMDDKKSILIEKIKKVIIELVHYADEPAKINFSNYLSEKLNHDYTYMANLFSSVVGINIEHYLIIHKIERVKELLVYDELSLTQIADKLHYSSVAHLSNQFKKITSLTPSHFKKSSENRQKGLVNPC, from the coding sequence ATGAAACTTTACGTCAAAAACATGGTCTGCATCCGTTGCAAAATACTTGTCATGCAGGAACTCAAACGGCTCTCCTGCCATTATGTAACCGTAGAGCTAGGCGAAGTGGAGATTGTAGAGGATTTTTCAGCGGCGCAGCTGATACTATTTAAAACGACCTTGCAAAAATATGGCCTGGAGTTGATGGACGACAAAAAGAGCATCCTGATCGAAAAAATCAAAAAGGTAATTATTGAGCTCGTACATTATGCTGATGAACCGGCGAAAATCAATTTTTCCAACTATTTAAGTGAAAAGCTTAACCATGACTATACTTATATGGCAAATCTTTTTTCTAGTGTAGTGGGAATTAATATCGAGCATTACCTGATTATTCATAAAATTGAAAGGGTGAAGGAATTATTAGTTTACGATGAGCTATCGCTTACTCAAATAGCAGATAAGCTACATTATAGCAGCGTGGCCCATTTATCTAACCAGTTTAAAAAGATCACCAGCCTTACACCGTCTCATTTCAAAAAAAGCAGCGAGAACCGGCAAAAGGGCTTGGTAAACCCTTGCTGA
- a CDS encoding pyridoxamine 5'-phosphate oxidase — MLRELNDIQIDALLKTELTGRIGCQSAGMVYIVPVNYVYDGANIYCHSAKGMKISMMRENPEVCFEVENIKDITNWQTVIAWGRFEEITDMVEQQNVLQQLTDRVTPYIIDDSVTREHGFADEEGDIGTTIELIMYKIILHKKTGRFENR, encoded by the coding sequence ATGTTAAGAGAACTCAACGATATTCAAATAGATGCCTTACTGAAAACCGAACTGACAGGAAGGATTGGCTGCCAATCAGCCGGAATGGTATATATAGTTCCGGTAAATTATGTGTATGACGGGGCGAATATTTACTGCCATTCTGCAAAAGGGATGAAGATCAGTATGATGCGGGAAAATCCAGAAGTATGTTTCGAGGTAGAGAACATCAAGGATATTACCAATTGGCAAACTGTGATTGCCTGGGGGAGGTTTGAAGAGATTACCGATATGGTTGAACAGCAAAATGTATTGCAGCAGTTGACAGACAGGGTTACCCCATATATTATCGACGACTCTGTTACCAGAGAGCATGGTTTTGCAGATGAGGAAGGTGATATCGGAACCACGATTGAATTGATCATGTATAAGATCATTCTTCATAAAAAAACAGGCCGGTTTGAAAATAGATGA
- a CDS encoding succinate-semialdehyde dehydrogenase (in Escherichia coli this enzyme appears to be an NAD+/NADP+-dependent succinate semialdehyde dehydrogenase): protein MPIATINPFNNMVVKTFEEMSSDTVNAAIAQAEDCFKAWRTSPFSRRAEVLHRVAQIMRERSDQLAKLITLEMGKLYAQSKGEISLSADIVDYYATNGEQFLADEHLKPEFGKAYIKKSPIGVLLGVEPWNFPFYQVARFAAPNIMIGNVVLVKHASNVPQCAQAIADIFLEAGAPKGLYTNLFISGAHVSGYIADERIKGVSLTGSELAGASLAAAAGKALKKSVLELGGSDAFIVLEDADIDQAVAWAVIGRMNNTGQCCVAAKRFIVVEAVADEFLTKFKSKLTGLKVGDPMDSATELGPLSSEAAAVQLADQVQRSVDAGAKVILGGKRIERPGAFMEVTILTDIKPGMAAYYEELFGPVASFYRVKDEVDAIRLANDSPFGLGGSVFTANKKRGENVAAMIDTGMVFINHPTWTQPDLPFGGTKRSGYGRELSALGVEEFVNKKLIRFSEYADPF, encoded by the coding sequence ATGCCTATAGCGACTATTAATCCCTTTAACAACATGGTTGTTAAAACATTTGAAGAAATGAGTTCTGATACGGTTAATGCCGCAATAGCGCAGGCAGAAGATTGTTTTAAGGCCTGGCGTACCAGTCCATTTTCCCGCAGAGCAGAAGTATTGCACCGTGTTGCGCAGATCATGCGGGAAAGATCGGACCAGCTTGCTAAATTAATTACTTTGGAGATGGGAAAACTATATGCCCAAAGCAAGGGTGAGATTTCACTAAGTGCAGATATCGTTGACTATTACGCCACCAATGGTGAACAGTTTTTGGCTGACGAGCATTTGAAGCCGGAATTTGGCAAGGCATACATTAAGAAAAGCCCAATTGGCGTGCTGCTGGGTGTGGAGCCTTGGAATTTCCCGTTTTACCAGGTAGCCCGTTTTGCGGCACCCAACATTATGATCGGCAATGTGGTTTTGGTTAAACACGCCTCTAACGTGCCGCAATGTGCACAGGCCATAGCAGATATATTTTTAGAGGCGGGTGCACCTAAAGGGTTATATACAAACCTTTTCATTTCAGGCGCGCATGTGTCCGGCTATATCGCCGATGAACGTATTAAAGGCGTATCTCTTACGGGCAGCGAACTGGCGGGTGCAAGTTTGGCTGCAGCAGCTGGTAAGGCGTTGAAAAAATCTGTTCTGGAACTGGGGGGTAGTGATGCCTTTATTGTTTTGGAAGATGCCGACATTGATCAGGCAGTGGCCTGGGCGGTTATCGGCCGAATGAATAATACCGGGCAATGCTGTGTTGCGGCTAAAAGGTTTATCGTAGTTGAGGCCGTCGCAGACGAGTTTCTAACTAAATTTAAATCGAAGCTAACCGGTTTAAAAGTAGGCGATCCGATGGATAGTGCTACAGAGTTAGGCCCGTTAAGCAGTGAGGCAGCTGCTGTGCAGCTTGCCGACCAGGTACAGCGTTCTGTTGATGCCGGAGCCAAGGTAATCCTTGGTGGCAAACGCATTGAACGGCCCGGAGCTTTTATGGAGGTTACGATATTAACTGATATTAAACCCGGCATGGCAGCATATTATGAAGAATTGTTTGGCCCGGTAGCCTCGTTCTATCGTGTTAAGGATGAAGTCGATGCCATCAGACTGGCCAATGACTCACCATTTGGCCTTGGCGGTTCGGTATTTACTGCCAATAAAAAAAGAGGCGAAAATGTAGCAGCCATGATCGATACCGGTATGGTATTTATCAATCACCCTACTTGGACACAGCCTGACCTGCCCTTTGGTGGAACAAAACGTTCCGGTTACGGGCGAGAACTATCTGCTCTTGGGGTAGAAGAGTTCGTTAATAAAAAACTAATCAGGTTTAGTGAATATGCAGATCCATTTTAG
- a CDS encoding mammalian cell entry protein: protein MANKGANNIKLGVFVLAGLLVLMTSFYMIGKNRNIFGSGFELKVRFNNLNGLMEGNNVLFSGIQAGTVKKITMINDTLIEVILAIDNKTSAFIHKNALAAIGTEGLMGNKVVNIQANKGISPMVNTGDVLAAQKMISTDEMLLTLSKTNNNIATISESLKNAVLGIDSSALVKLLNDQTIGVSLRSSLKSINQASSNAGNLTRGLNDLIGQVKQGKGAAGVLISDPAVAGDLKIAVGNIRSAAEHAEQMTGQLQQVVKNVDHDLSYGKGPVHGLLKDSAMTKNISLSLDNLQKGTDGFNQNMEALKHNFLFKGFFKNRDKQHKKDSLAKIGK from the coding sequence ATGGCAAATAAAGGTGCAAATAATATTAAACTGGGTGTATTTGTACTGGCTGGTTTGCTGGTATTAATGACATCCTTTTATATGATCGGTAAAAACCGGAACATTTTTGGTAGCGGCTTCGAACTGAAGGTCCGCTTTAATAATCTTAATGGCTTAATGGAGGGGAACAATGTACTTTTTTCCGGTATCCAGGCAGGCACCGTTAAAAAGATCACGATGATCAACGATACGCTAATTGAGGTGATCCTAGCAATTGATAACAAAACAAGTGCTTTTATCCACAAAAACGCTTTGGCTGCAATAGGTACAGAAGGGCTAATGGGAAACAAAGTGGTTAATATCCAGGCAAATAAAGGCATCAGCCCAATGGTGAATACCGGGGATGTACTCGCCGCACAAAAGATGATCAGTACCGATGAGATGCTGCTGACCTTATCCAAGACCAATAATAATATTGCCACGATATCTGAAAGCTTGAAAAATGCAGTGCTGGGGATCGACAGCAGCGCTCTGGTCAAATTACTGAATGACCAAACCATTGGTGTAAGCTTGCGATCTTCCTTAAAAAGCATCAATCAGGCCAGTTCTAATGCTGGTAATTTGACAAGAGGGCTGAATGATCTGATTGGGCAGGTTAAACAAGGCAAGGGCGCAGCAGGTGTTTTGATTTCAGATCCGGCAGTAGCAGGCGATCTCAAAATTGCCGTAGGCAATATTCGCTCGGCAGCTGAACATGCTGAGCAGATGACCGGACAGCTGCAGCAGGTGGTAAAAAACGTTGATCATGATCTTTCCTACGGAAAGGGACCAGTGCACGGCCTGCTGAAAGATTCTGCAATGACCAAAAACATCAGCCTGAGCCTGGATAACTTGCAAAAAGGCACCGACGGCTTTAATCAAAATATGGAGGCGTTGAAACATAATTTCCTGTTTAAAGGCTTTTTCAAAAATCGGGATAAGCAGCACAAAAAGGATAGTCTGGCCAAGATAGGTAAATGA
- a CDS encoding ABC transporter ATP-binding protein, translated as MTSTPDSTFTNSKDSTKVPVITISHVYKRFGPNVVLKNFNLTVNKEENVVILGKSGSGKSVLIKCIIGLLKADEGSINVLGDDVTQLSDDGLDKVRAKIGFLFQGNALYDSMTVRENLEFPLRHHWTDLKQSEVNAMVKEALENVGLAHTTEMMPEELSGGMLKRIALARTMILKPEIILYDEPTTGLDPVTAREIDQLILTLQRKYHTSSIIISHDMNCVKNISDRVVLLFDGKCYADGTYESLEHSIDKNIKQFFES; from the coding sequence ATGACGAGCACGCCCGACAGTACCTTTACAAATAGCAAAGACAGCACAAAAGTTCCCGTCATAACGATATCGCATGTTTACAAGCGCTTTGGACCAAATGTGGTACTAAAGAATTTTAACCTGACTGTAAATAAAGAAGAGAACGTAGTGATTTTGGGTAAATCAGGTTCGGGAAAATCAGTACTTATCAAATGCATTATTGGCCTCTTAAAAGCTGATGAGGGCAGCATCAACGTTTTGGGCGATGATGTTACCCAATTAAGTGATGACGGGCTGGATAAAGTCAGAGCAAAGATCGGCTTTCTGTTCCAGGGGAATGCTTTGTACGACTCTATGACCGTTCGAGAAAACCTTGAATTCCCTTTACGCCATCATTGGACAGACCTTAAGCAGTCAGAAGTAAACGCCATGGTTAAGGAAGCGCTGGAAAATGTTGGCCTGGCCCACACTACTGAGATGATGCCGGAAGAATTATCTGGTGGTATGCTCAAAAGGATCGCGCTGGCGCGGACCATGATCCTGAAGCCGGAGATTATTTTATATGATGAGCCAACAACGGGGCTTGACCCGGTGACTGCCAGGGAAATTGATCAGCTGATCTTAACGTTACAACGAAAATACCATACCTCTTCCATTATCATTTCGCATGATATGAATTGCGTAAAAAATATATCCGACAGGGTAGTACTGCTATTTGACGGCAAGTGCTATGCGGACGGCACTTATGAGTCACTTGAACATTCAATTGACAAAAACATCAAACAATTTTTTGAATCATAG
- a CDS encoding ABC transporter permease yields the protein MPFLADIRSFFDETGSITKFTGRFFSHGMKPRYELKELLAQCYIIGYKSLPLVGLTGFIMGLVLTMQLRPSLVSYGVESQLPVMVGIAIIREIGPVITALIFAGKIGSSIGAELGSMKVTEQIDAMEVSGTNPTKYLVATRVVATTLMLPILTILGDAISLFGAYIGVNINSVTSIKFFFNQVFHSIGYSDVLPAVIKTIFFGFAVGIIGCYKGFNSTKGTRGVGSSANSAVVLASVLIFVIDLLAVQFTNLLGLN from the coding sequence ATGCCCTTTTTAGCTGATATCAGGAGTTTTTTTGACGAAACCGGTAGTATAACCAAATTTACCGGGCGCTTTTTTTCACATGGCATGAAACCCAGGTACGAACTAAAGGAATTGCTGGCGCAATGTTATATCATCGGTTACAAATCCTTACCGCTGGTGGGGCTTACCGGCTTTATCATGGGCCTGGTACTTACGATGCAGTTAAGGCCATCGCTGGTTAGTTACGGTGTAGAATCCCAGCTGCCGGTTATGGTTGGTATTGCTATTATTCGCGAAATCGGACCGGTTATTACCGCGCTGATCTTTGCCGGCAAGATCGGCAGCAGCATAGGTGCTGAGCTGGGCTCTATGAAAGTGACCGAGCAGATCGATGCGATGGAAGTGAGCGGAACCAATCCTACTAAATATCTGGTGGCTACCCGCGTGGTTGCTACTACCCTGATGCTGCCCATACTAACCATTCTTGGCGATGCCATATCTTTATTTGGTGCCTACATTGGCGTTAATATTAACTCGGTTACCAGCATCAAATTCTTTTTTAACCAGGTGTTTCATAGTATCGGCTATAGTGATGTGCTGCCGGCGGTGATCAAAACCATCTTTTTTGGCTTTGCTGTTGGTATTATTGGTTGTTATAAAGGGTTCAACTCTACCAAGGGTACGCGGGGTGTGGGCAGTTCGGCCAATTCTGCAGTAGTCCTGGCCTCCGTACTCATTTTTGTCATCGACCTTCTAGCGGTTCAGTTTACCAACTTATTAGGCTTAAATTAA